A stretch of Treponema vincentii F0403 DNA encodes these proteins:
- a CDS encoding ABC transporter ATP-binding protein — translation MTPPNEPSALITLTDVSKSFAGSGQPVLSGISFSVFDGDCIVVSGPNGSGKTVLMTLIAGLEAPSAGSILRKGKGADELRIGLVFQEADAQILGDTVEEDALFGIRDSKLPKEVISQRLETILKQLGLYEKRRSPARSLSGGEKRRLAVAGILMMEADVIIFDEPFANLDFAGVVQVTSMIDQLKHSGKTVMVLTHELEKVLALANRLLILHRGSLVYNGEPEPALSGGILEQYGIRNPLCSYRAFADLVWKADDCR, via the coding sequence ATGACGCCTCCTAATGAGCCCTCTGCATTGATTACGCTCACCGATGTGAGTAAATCGTTTGCCGGATCCGGACAACCGGTGTTGTCCGGTATCTCTTTTTCCGTATTTGACGGCGACTGTATTGTGGTATCGGGGCCGAACGGCTCGGGGAAGACGGTGCTGATGACGCTGATTGCCGGTTTGGAAGCTCCTTCCGCCGGTTCGATACTCCGCAAAGGAAAAGGCGCCGATGAGCTTCGTATCGGGCTGGTGTTCCAGGAAGCCGACGCCCAAATCCTCGGAGACACGGTCGAAGAGGATGCGCTTTTCGGGATACGGGACAGTAAGCTGCCTAAAGAGGTTATCTCGCAGCGGCTGGAAACAATCTTAAAGCAGCTTGGCCTATACGAAAAGCGCCGTTCGCCCGCACGCAGTTTATCGGGGGGCGAAAAGCGGCGGCTTGCAGTTGCCGGTATTTTGATGATGGAAGCGGACGTTATCATATTTGACGAACCTTTTGCAAACCTTGATTTTGCAGGCGTTGTGCAGGTTACGTCAATGATAGACCAGCTGAAGCACAGCGGAAAAACGGTTATGGTGCTTACCCATGAGCTGGAAAAAGTGCTTGCGCTTGCGAACCGGCTGCTTATCCTGCATAGGGGAAGCTTAGTGTATAATGGGGAACCGGAACCTGCGCTCTCCGGCGGCATTCTTGAACAATACGGTATACGGAATCCGCTCTGCTCTTACCGTGCCTTTGCAGATCTTGTATGGAAGGCCGATGACTGCCGATAA